The genomic interval AACCGCCAGGACACGAAGACGCCCAATCCAAATGGGATGAAATAAAACAGGCGTGATAAATGGGGATTTATCCGGCAAAGTGCGCCTGTGTCTGACCTGCGCTCCATCCAAAATCTTGCCCTCGTGGGATTTATGGGTTGCGGGAAATCCACCGTGGGCCGCGCGGTGGCGGGCGGGTTGGGGTTTGAGTTTGTGGACACCGATGCGCTGGTGGAAGCGGAAGCCGGCATTCCCGTGAGTGACATTTTTGCCACCGCCGGCGAGGGCGCTTTTCGCAAACTGGAACGCGAAGCCATTGCCGGCCTCGAAACGCGGCGCGGGTTGGTGATTGCCACCGGCGGCGGCGCGGTGACCTGTCCCGATAACCTCGAAAGCCTCAAACAGCACGCTCTCGTCGTTTGCCTGTGGGCCGGCGCTGAGGCGTTACACGAGCGCACCCGGCACCAAACCCACCGCCCGTTATTGCAGCAGGAAAATCCGCTGGAAATCATCCGTGCACTATTGGCCGAGCGCGAGCCGCATTACAAAAAGGCCGACGTCATCATCAACACCGAGCACCGCCCCCAACGCGTCGTCATCGCCCAAGTGAAGCATCAATTCGAGGAATCCAGCGGCGGCGGCACTTCGTTTGATTCTACTGCAGCCTCCTGAGCCTCCGCCGCTTTCTCCGCCTTAAACACCTGCGCCGTGGTCACCTGCGCCCAGATCCAGGCGGCCTTCAAAATAATCACCCCCACCGCCCCCGTCACCAACGGCCCCATCATGCCGCTGCTCAAATGTTTTAGCGCTGCGGAAATATCGTCCACCTCGCCATTCATGCTTGCCGAGTAGTTTTTCAACGCGTGATAAAATTCATAAATGCAATAGCCGAGCAACGCAAAGCCGATGATGGAACCCACCAATTGAAGCATACCACTCACCCAACGTTTACAAATGAGTGTGCCCACCCCGGGCACCGTCATGTTCGCCATCAGGCAAACCCATTTCATGGTTGGGGCATCGGTGGCGTTGGCGTCCCGCCCGCCGGATTGCCCGTGCGTGCGCCAAATAAGTGCTCATAAGCCGCCATGTTAATGCAAAAGGCCAGTGGCGCTGTGAACAGGAGCCCCACGCCGCATGCTAGAATTCCCAACTCAGCAATGATGCCCACGATCATAAAGAAGAAGAACAGCTGGAACCAATGCTTGTTCACCACCTTGCGGCTGGTTTGCATAGCCTGCCAAAAATCGATTCGCCGATCCACCGCCAGCGGCAGGGCGAACGCCCAGCAAATACCCAAATAGAGTGCCGGCAAAATCATGACGAACACGCCCGCGATGATCAGGAGCACGCTGGCTCCGCCGATGTCCGGCACTGACTTGGTTCGGATGGCCTCCAATAGAGGTGCTCCGATGGCGATGCCCATCATCACCAGCCCGGGAATCATCGTGGCCAAAATGATCAGGCCTTGAATGAAATTTACCAGAAACAGCCCGGCGAAGTTTCGTGAGAACCCGGAAAACAAATCTCCCACATCCGGATTTTGGCCACGCTGCGCCTTGATAAAAAAATACATCAACCCGCCCAGCAACACCGGCTGAAAAATCATCGACGCGAGGCTGAAGAATATGCCGATGAATGGGATGATTGAAAACAAAATGATGGCGACAATAATGACCATGAATAACACGAACACGCCAATGGATCCGCCCATGTATTTGGAAAAAACATCCCACCCCCGCTCAAAGCAACCTGCGCTCCAAACACTGTGATCGCGCGTAAACACATCCGCCGGCAAAGGCGGATCCTGCCCCAGCCCCATTTCAGGCGGAAATGCCGGTGAGCCGTAGGAAGAGGGGGGCGGGGTAGGCGGGGCAACGGGCGGCGCCAAAGCGGCCGCTACTTCCGGCACATCACGCAAGCTCCACCAATCCTCAGCTCCTTCGGGTTTAATGCGCGTATCGCCATTGGCGCGTCCGCCCTTTACCCACTCGTGTACTTCTGCCGCTGAAACCGGCCCGTATTCCTTGCCGTCCCCGCCGATGATAATATATTGGCTCATAATCAATTAGCGAAAAACCGCCTTCACTTCGGGTTTATTCAAAATCACAATCACCCAAATCCCCGCGGCAATGCTCAGGCAGCAGCACTCGGGCAGCAGCACTCGGGCAGCAGCACTCGGGCAGCAGCAATTCCAATCGCACAGGAACCACAAAATACTCGTCGTCATAGCCAGTCCGTTGGACTGATCATTTTTACATTTGATCGCGCCGAGGGGGATGACGATGTTGGTCACAAACCACATCCCCCCCGGGGGTCAAAGAGCGTTTTGATATTATCAGGAAATCACCGTTGCCGCGAGGCAAAACTGCGTGCCGCGGGCGCAGCCCTATTTCACCGCAGCCGATTCTGCCACCGGCGGCGAGGCGAGCCAATTAAACGGAGCGATCGGAATATTCCGCACCACGCCAAGGGCAATAAAAATTACCGCGATCCAAACTAGCGGTTGATGGCATTCATTTTGCGCCAATGGCAAGGGCATTTCGCCACGCCGCCGCCATTCGCGCAGCCACATAAAAAATAGAAACCCAACAATCGGCAGCGAAAGAACAAAGCCGGGGTGAAACTGAACCGCCGCGAGCAGCCGCCCGTGCGTCAGCGCGTGCGTGGCGCGCAACCCGCCGCAGCCGGGGCAATCGAGGCCCGTGACTTTTTTGAATCCGCATTGCGGGAAATATTGTTTGTTGGCCACCGGTTCGTTGTGATGCACGAACACGATCGCCGCGATGAGTGCTGTGACCGCCAGAATGGGCAGCAGTTTCCACGCTTGGCGCGGTTTGAAAACGTTTTCAGCGGCAGCGAGGATGGGCGGTTCGTCGGGCATTAGTTTGCAAGCGCGGCAAGCTTGGCAGCCGCGCGGCCATCGTCGATGACGCCGGCGGCGAGTTCCATCCCGGCGCTGATGGAAGCGGCGGCGTTGGCGACAAACAATGCTGCGCCGGCGTTTAATAAAACTGCCTCGCGTTTGGGGCCTTGGTCTTCGCCACTTAAGATAGAGCGAATGAGGCCGGCGTTGGTTTC from Limisphaerales bacterium carries:
- a CDS encoding shikimate kinase, whose amino-acid sequence is MSDLRSIQNLALVGFMGCGKSTVGRAVAGGLGFEFVDTDALVEAEAGIPVSDIFATAGEGAFRKLEREAIAGLETRRGLVIATGGGAVTCPDNLESLKQHALVVCLWAGAEALHERTRHQTHRPLLQQENPLEIIRALLAEREPHYKKADVIINTEHRPQRVVIAQVKHQFEESSGGGTSFDSTAAS
- a CDS encoding DUF2752 domain-containing protein, with the protein product MPDEPPILAAAENVFKPRQAWKLLPILAVTALIAAIVFVHHNEPVANKQYFPQCGFKKVTGLDCPGCGGLRATHALTHGRLLAAVQFHPGFVLSLPIVGFLFFMWLREWRRRGEMPLPLAQNECHQPLVWIAVIFIALGVVRNIPIAPFNWLASPPVAESAAVK
- a CDS encoding DUF975 family protein → MSQYIIIGGDGKEYGPVSAAEVHEWVKGGRANGDTRIKPEGAEDWWSLRDVPEVAAALAPPVAPPTPPPSSYGSPAFPPEMGLGQDPPLPADVFTRDHSVWSAGCFERGWDVFSKYMGGSIGVFVLFMVIIVAIILFSIIPFIGIFFSLASMIFQPVLLGGLMYFFIKAQRGQNPDVGDLFSGFSRNFAGLFLVNFIQGLIILATMIPGLVMMGIAIGAPLLEAIRTKSVPDIGGASVLLIIAGVFVMILPALYLGICWAFALPLAVDRRIDFWQAMQTSRKVVNKHWFQLFFFFMIVGIIAELGILACGVGLLFTAPLAFCINMAAYEHLFGARTGNPAGGTPTPPMPQP